A stretch of the Nitratifractor salsuginis DSM 16511 genome encodes the following:
- a CDS encoding type IV pili methyl-accepting chemotaxis transducer N-terminal domain-containing protein, with translation MKKLFRYAVLALGVMIFAGNGLNAVEGGEQKVNALVKKDAIELINVAGKQRMLSQRIAKDYLYRGMKIAVSKADKQLKESLKEFKANQAKLNEMINDPEIKNLLAFVNMSLDELEGIVKKPFNLDNAQLVLDLSESMLEGSQYVVDSIKKLANIKESKVIARSGKERMLAQRIAKYYIAYQAGIKDKNTVDQMNAAVKEFDKNLKFLMNNKDNTASINQKLAQVDKLWKIVYKFYLNIEKGGLPFIVFTTTDEITKKMDDVTRLYVKLYENK, from the coding sequence ATGAAAAAGTTGTTCAGGTATGCGGTTTTGGCGCTAGGAGTCATGATTTTTGCCGGTAATGGTTTAAACGCCGTGGAAGGTGGGGAGCAGAAAGTCAATGCTCTGGTCAAAAAGGATGCCATTGAGTTGATTAATGTCGCTGGTAAGCAGCGGATGCTCTCTCAGCGCATCGCCAAGGATTACCTCTATCGGGGAATGAAGATCGCTGTCTCCAAAGCAGACAAGCAACTCAAAGAATCCCTCAAAGAGTTCAAAGCCAACCAGGCAAAATTAAATGAAATGATCAACGATCCCGAGATCAAGAACCTACTTGCCTTTGTCAATATGAGTTTGGACGAATTGGAGGGGATCGTCAAGAAGCCGTTTAACCTTGACAATGCCCAATTGGTCCTGGACCTCAGTGAATCGATGTTGGAGGGGAGTCAATATGTGGTCGATTCCATCAAGAAACTGGCGAACATCAAAGAGTCCAAGGTCATAGCGAGATCCGGTAAAGAACGTATGCTGGCCCAACGGATCGCCAAATACTATATCGCTTATCAGGCAGGGATCAAAGACAAAAATACCGTGGACCAGATGAATGCGGCCGTTAAAGAGTTTGACAAAAATCTCAAATTCCTGATGAACAACAAAGACAATACCGCCAGCATCAATCAAAAACTGGCACAGGTCGACAAACTGTGGAAGATCGTTTACAAGTTCTATCTGAATATCGAGAAGGGAGGCTTGCCCTTCATCGTCTTTACCACGACGGATGAGATCACGAAAAAGATGGACGATGTGACACGGCTCTATGTGAAACTCTATGAGAACAAATAA
- a CDS encoding type IV pili methyl-accepting chemotaxis transducer N-terminal domain-containing protein: MKRMRKLLFLVVSLGLFTSMGCAIEIKSLAQAVNEAGRQRMLTQRMLKDYTMIGIGDTFGNPKEDLKKVMETFEDHLQGLTAFAKDEETKKSLEEQRKLWEPIKKMLAEPPTKEKATELQEKLDQLLKAADHTTKLFAKQTGKESGEIINISGRQRMLSQRMAALYMLKVWGINDPKFKEKMDAAMKLFGDSLERLRKSDLNTDQINQLLDRVKKNFMFFQVMNKSQNRFIPSLIYKKSNDILKDMNTVTGLYAAQKVK; this comes from the coding sequence ATGAAGCGGATGAGAAAACTCCTTTTCCTCGTGGTGAGCCTTGGTTTATTTACGAGTATGGGATGTGCCATCGAGATCAAAAGTCTCGCCCAGGCAGTCAATGAAGCGGGCCGGCAGCGGATGCTCACTCAGCGGATGCTCAAAGATTACACTATGATCGGTATCGGAGATACCTTTGGCAACCCCAAAGAGGATTTGAAAAAGGTAATGGAGACTTTTGAGGATCATCTTCAGGGATTGACCGCTTTTGCCAAGGACGAAGAGACCAAAAAGAGCCTTGAAGAGCAACGAAAGCTTTGGGAACCGATCAAAAAAATGCTCGCCGAGCCTCCCACCAAAGAGAAGGCGACGGAGTTGCAGGAGAAATTGGACCAGTTGCTCAAAGCAGCTGACCATACTACTAAGCTCTTCGCGAAACAGACGGGCAAAGAGTCCGGAGAGATTATCAATATCTCCGGCCGTCAGCGGATGCTCTCTCAGCGGATGGCGGCACTCTATATGCTCAAAGTCTGGGGCATTAATGATCCGAAATTCAAAGAGAAGATGGATGCGGCGATGAAACTTTTCGGGGATTCCCTGGAGCGTCTTAGAAAATCGGATCTTAACACTGACCAGATCAATCAATTGTTGGATCGTGTCAAGAAAAATTTTATGTTTTTCCAGGTTATGAACAAGTCACAGAACCGTTTCATTCCCTCGTTGATTTACAAGAAGTCCAACGATATCTTGAAGGATATGAACACAGTGACCGGCCTCTATGCGGCTCAAAAAGTGAAATAA
- a CDS encoding pyridoxal phosphate-dependent aminotransferase: MSASSRFSRRIESLSPSMTIAVSTLARELKAQGKDILSFSAGEPDFDTPERIKEAAIDAIRQGHTKYTSVAGIPELLDAISEKFRRENRLEYAREHLLVSNGAKQSLFNLTQALIDEGDEVIIPAPYWVTYPELVSYAGGKPVIIDTDDRSGFKITPDQLEAAITPRTKMLILTSPSNPTGSVYDGKELEALGKVLEGTPVTVVSDEMYEKLVFDGTEFVATASISEDLYRRTVTVNGLSKSVAMTGWRMGYLATPDTELVKKMISLQSQSTSNINTITQYASIPPLLGEVDDEIETMRQAFEARMHEAVELFNAIDGISVLRPKGAFYLFVNIKDLGIDSMTFSQELLKKYGVAVVPGIGFGSEGYFRFSYAADIVTIREGVRRIEKFVKELRS; encoded by the coding sequence ATGTCCGCATCATCACGTTTTTCCCGTAGGATTGAATCGCTTTCCCCGTCAATGACCATTGCCGTCTCCACCCTGGCCCGCGAACTCAAGGCCCAGGGCAAAGACATCCTCAGTTTCTCCGCCGGAGAACCCGATTTCGACACCCCCGAACGCATCAAGGAGGCGGCGATCGACGCCATCCGCCAGGGCCATACCAAATACACTTCCGTGGCCGGGATCCCCGAGCTCCTGGATGCCATCAGTGAAAAATTCCGCCGTGAGAACAGGCTTGAGTATGCCAGAGAGCACCTCCTGGTCAGCAACGGGGCCAAGCAGTCCCTCTTCAATCTGACTCAAGCCCTGATCGACGAAGGAGACGAGGTGATCATCCCCGCCCCCTACTGGGTCACCTATCCCGAACTGGTCAGCTATGCCGGCGGCAAACCCGTCATCATCGACACCGACGACCGCAGCGGCTTCAAAATCACCCCGGATCAACTCGAAGCGGCCATAACCCCCCGCACCAAGATGCTGATCCTCACCTCCCCCTCCAATCCCACCGGCTCCGTTTATGACGGGAAAGAGCTCGAAGCACTGGGAAAAGTCCTCGAGGGAACCCCTGTTACCGTCGTCAGCGACGAAATGTACGAGAAACTGGTCTTCGACGGGACGGAGTTCGTCGCCACAGCCTCCATCAGCGAAGACCTCTACCGACGGACCGTCACCGTCAACGGCCTGAGCAAATCGGTCGCGATGACCGGCTGGCGGATGGGCTATCTGGCCACGCCCGATACCGAGCTGGTCAAAAAGATGATTTCGCTGCAATCGCAAAGCACCTCCAACATCAACACCATCACCCAATACGCCTCCATCCCTCCTCTGCTGGGAGAGGTGGATGACGAGATCGAAACAATGCGCCAGGCATTCGAAGCGCGTATGCACGAAGCGGTGGAACTCTTCAACGCCATCGACGGCATCAGCGTTCTGCGCCCCAAGGGGGCCTTCTACCTCTTCGTGAATATCAAAGATCTGGGCATCGACTCGATGACCTTCAGCCAGGAGCTTCTGAAAAAGTACGGTGTGGCGGTCGTTCCCGGTATCGGTTTCGGCAGCGAAGGTTATTTCCGCTTCTCCTATGCCGCCGATATCGTAACCATTCGCGAAGGGGTAAGACGGATCGAGAAATTCGTCAAAGAGTTGAGAAGCTGA
- a CDS encoding DedA family protein, which yields MEDILHNLAIYGYIILAFYSFGGGMVALAGAGILSALGKMDITLSIAVATVANFLGDTFLFYLAQTNKKEVLKYLRKHRRKIAYTNLLMRKYGWMAVFLQKYIYGVKTLVPIVMGLSRYDFKKFVVLNFFASIVWGLVVGLGSYYFSAAVRSWFS from the coding sequence TTGGAAGATATTCTTCATAATTTAGCCATTTACGGCTATATCATTCTTGCGTTTTACTCTTTCGGCGGAGGGATGGTGGCTCTGGCCGGGGCGGGAATCCTCTCAGCTCTGGGAAAGATGGATATCACCCTTTCGATCGCCGTGGCGACCGTCGCCAACTTCCTCGGGGATACCTTTCTCTTCTATCTCGCTCAGACCAACAAAAAAGAGGTGCTCAAATATCTGAGAAAGCACCGGCGGAAGATCGCCTATACCAATCTTTTGATGCGCAAATACGGCTGGATGGCCGTTTTCCTGCAAAAATACATCTACGGGGTCAAAACCCTGGTGCCCATCGTTATGGGGCTGAGTCGATACGATTTCAAAAAGTTCGTTGTTTTGAATTTCTTCGCTTCGATCGTCTGGGGATTGGTCGTGGGCTTGGGGAGTTATTACTTCTCCGCGGCGGTGCGGAGCTGGTTTTCCTGA
- a CDS encoding outer membrane beta-barrel protein: MKKILLALCAVWSLQAADHDLYTHSVEAVGNYSFNDDDMYLKDGWGWGLRYNYNFSTINFWEVGAIQASFDYQFNQDYVGGGDSAVYRWGVNALWYADNASEMTPYALLGVGAQFFTHNLHGTDDGLFAAIGGGVEYQLRGDFALFGEGKYLYSGDESSLVTSIGIKYSFGQ; encoded by the coding sequence ATGAAAAAGATCCTGCTCGCACTTTGTGCCGTCTGGAGCCTGCAGGCGGCGGATCACGATCTCTATACCCATTCGGTGGAGGCCGTCGGCAACTACTCCTTCAACGATGACGATATGTATCTGAAGGATGGCTGGGGCTGGGGACTTCGCTACAACTATAATTTTTCCACAATCAATTTCTGGGAAGTGGGTGCAATCCAGGCCTCCTTTGATTATCAATTCAACCAGGATTATGTAGGCGGTGGAGACAGTGCCGTCTATCGCTGGGGGGTCAATGCCCTCTGGTATGCCGACAACGCCAGTGAAATGACCCCCTACGCTCTGCTGGGTGTGGGAGCGCAATTCTTCACCCACAACCTTCACGGAACGGATGACGGCCTGTTCGCCGCGATCGGCGGAGGGGTCGAGTACCAGTTACGCGGGGATTTCGCACTCTTTGGCGAAGGGAAATACCTTTACAGCGGCGACGAGAGCAGCCTCGTGACCTCCATCGGTATCAAATACAGCTTCGGTCAATAG
- the lepB gene encoding signal peptidase I, with product MYWRRSLKLVMVLMILFLFLGSFVRLYRVSDISMNDTLMDGDLVWVENLTAGFHIPSWGFYIDQHLWDREEGIHRGDLLAFRHPLDRRLYLKRCVALPGDRVMEKNKNFYLQIGADPAKTRAFAARYRLPLVRSEGSLWLLNPYQHFFNVRHDPTVVGPKELIDYPPTIIPPHRYFFMGDYRDNSTDSRFFGPVPYDYIYYRVFWIWQRPRSLEEMASIRHFDPKHPNVIRQKY from the coding sequence ATGTATTGGCGTCGAAGTCTCAAACTCGTTATGGTCTTGATGATCCTTTTTCTCTTCTTGGGTTCTTTTGTCCGCCTCTACCGGGTCAGCGATATCAGTATGAACGATACGCTGATGGATGGGGATCTGGTCTGGGTGGAGAATCTGACGGCGGGTTTTCATATCCCCTCCTGGGGTTTTTATATCGATCAGCACCTCTGGGATCGGGAGGAGGGGATTCACCGGGGGGATCTGCTGGCCTTCCGGCATCCCCTCGACCGTCGGCTCTACCTCAAGCGCTGTGTTGCTCTGCCGGGAGATAGAGTGATGGAGAAAAACAAGAATTTCTATCTGCAAATCGGAGCCGATCCTGCCAAAACCCGGGCTTTCGCTGCCCGCTACCGTCTGCCTTTGGTCCGCAGTGAAGGATCGCTGTGGCTGCTTAACCCCTATCAGCACTTTTTCAATGTCCGTCACGACCCCACGGTGGTGGGGCCAAAGGAGTTGATTGACTATCCGCCGACGATTATTCCGCCCCACCGCTATTTCTTTATGGGGGATTACCGAGACAATTCTACCGACAGCCGCTTCTTCGGGCCGGTGCCCTATGACTATATCTATTACCGGGTCTTTTGGATTTGGCAACGCCCTCGGAGCCTCGAAGAGATGGCTTCCATCCGCCATTTCGACCCGAAACACCCCAATGTGATCCGCCAAAAATATTAA
- a CDS encoding saccharopine dehydrogenase family protein: MSHKTLIIGAGGVGNVVAFKCAMNADTFGEITLASRTKSKCDAIAENVKARTGVTIKTDQVNADHKEEVIDLIRKTDAEIVINVALPYQDLTIMDACVATGTDYLDTANYEHPDTAKFEYKEQWARDDAFRKAGIMGLLGSGFDPGVTNVFVAYALKHYFDQIKTIDILDCNAGDHGYPFATNFNPEINIREVNSKGRYWEKGEWKETEPMEIKMVWDYPEVGPKDSYLLYHEEEESLVKNIPGLERIRFWMTFGESYLTHLKVLDNVGLTRIDPIEVDGCEVIPLHVLKALLPDPASLGPRTKGKTNIGVVVHGIKDSKEKTIYIYQVKDHQDCYAEVLSQGVSYTTGVPAMIGAKLMLQKVWYEEGVHNMEEFDPDPFMEELNRQGLPWNVIDLESPEALKID, from the coding sequence ATGTCTCACAAAACTCTCATCATCGGCGCCGGGGGCGTCGGAAACGTCGTCGCGTTCAAGTGTGCCATGAATGCCGATACCTTCGGTGAAATCACCCTCGCCAGCCGGACCAAATCCAAGTGTGACGCCATCGCCGAAAACGTCAAAGCCAGGACCGGCGTCACCATCAAAACCGACCAGGTCAATGCCGACCATAAAGAGGAGGTGATCGACCTCATCCGCAAAACCGATGCCGAGATCGTCATCAATGTCGCCCTGCCCTACCAGGACCTCACCATTATGGACGCCTGCGTCGCCACCGGCACCGACTACCTCGACACCGCCAATTATGAACACCCCGATACCGCCAAATTCGAATACAAGGAGCAGTGGGCCCGGGATGACGCCTTCCGCAAAGCAGGGATCATGGGGCTTCTGGGCAGCGGTTTCGACCCCGGAGTCACCAACGTTTTCGTCGCCTACGCCCTCAAACACTACTTCGACCAGATCAAAACTATCGACATCCTCGACTGCAACGCCGGAGACCACGGCTACCCCTTCGCCACCAACTTCAACCCCGAGATCAACATCCGCGAAGTCAACTCCAAGGGCCGCTACTGGGAAAAGGGCGAGTGGAAAGAGACCGAACCGATGGAGATCAAAATGGTCTGGGATTACCCCGAAGTCGGCCCCAAAGACAGCTACCTCCTCTACCACGAAGAGGAGGAGTCCCTGGTCAAAAACATCCCCGGCCTGGAGCGGATCCGCTTCTGGATGACCTTCGGTGAAAGCTACCTGACCCACCTGAAGGTGCTGGACAATGTGGGCCTCACCCGCATCGACCCCATCGAGGTGGACGGTTGCGAAGTGATCCCCCTGCATGTGCTCAAAGCCCTGCTCCCCGATCCCGCCAGCCTCGGGCCCCGCACCAAAGGCAAGACCAATATCGGCGTCGTCGTCCACGGCATCAAGGACAGCAAAGAGAAGACCATCTACATTTACCAGGTCAAAGACCACCAGGATTGCTACGCAGAAGTGCTCAGCCAGGGGGTCAGCTACACCACGGGCGTGCCGGCGATGATCGGAGCGAAACTGATGCTTCAGAAGGTCTGGTATGAAGAGGGGGTCCACAATATGGAAGAGTTCGATCCCGACCCCTTTATGGAGGAACTCAACAGGCAGGGGCTTCCCTGGAACGTGATAGATCTGGAGAGTCCCGAAGCTTTGAAAATCGACTGA
- a CDS encoding OmpA family protein produces the protein MKKLGKIGLFLALASATSLSAGSTADHYRHLVGSGIFTSNNLYLQTGWYDLGSDGTGDKPDLSNANFVGSYYFGQLGDTWRPFVTGGFGFTDIEQDHVNLGSGDLGDVELDSTYLKLGGGINYNPTANLSLALGATGLWMHSDGDYNGNNADLRAYFGKDSDTSLYDLYGSANYHMEINGFKPYAELTLHYLNIDYDFDLSSTSGWNGDLAVGTYTPTLTTWMDLPVRARFYVSASFLDNDLSDVTGFDHAYHAGAGLLWKVGPMIHLFDDAFKDTELSFNLQGTTGDNDLKGWKASVGFMIAKF, from the coding sequence ATGAAAAAGCTCGGGAAAATCGGCCTCTTCCTTGCCCTGGCATCCGCCACATCTTTGAGTGCAGGATCTACCGCCGATCACTACCGCCACCTGGTCGGGTCCGGCATCTTTACGTCCAATAACCTCTATCTCCAGACCGGCTGGTATGACCTGGGCAGCGACGGCACGGGGGACAAGCCCGACCTGAGCAATGCCAATTTCGTCGGCAGTTACTATTTCGGCCAACTGGGCGATACCTGGCGCCCCTTTGTCACCGGAGGATTCGGTTTCACGGACATCGAGCAGGATCACGTCAATCTGGGCAGCGGGGATCTGGGTGATGTCGAACTCGACTCCACCTACCTCAAACTGGGCGGCGGCATCAACTACAACCCCACAGCCAACTTAAGCCTGGCACTGGGTGCGACCGGCCTCTGGATGCATAGCGACGGAGACTACAACGGCAACAATGCCGACTTGAGAGCCTATTTCGGCAAAGACAGCGACACATCGCTCTACGATCTCTACGGCAGCGCCAACTACCATATGGAGATCAACGGTTTCAAACCCTATGCCGAACTCACCCTTCACTATCTGAATATCGACTATGACTTCGACCTCTCTTCCACCAGCGGCTGGAACGGCGATCTGGCCGTCGGAACCTATACCCCCACCCTCACCACCTGGATGGATCTGCCGGTGCGGGCCCGTTTTTATGTCTCGGCAAGCTTTCTCGACAACGATCTTTCCGACGTCACCGGATTTGACCACGCCTACCATGCCGGCGCCGGCTTGCTCTGGAAGGTGGGACCGATGATCCACCTCTTCGACGACGCCTTCAAAGATACGGAACTCTCCTTCAATCTTCAGGGAACGACCGGTGATAATGACCTAAAGGGTTGGAAAGCAAGTGTCGGCTTTATGATCGCCAAGTTTTAA
- a CDS encoding methyltransferase domain-containing protein: protein MMNDLPDFSAAPLHQILDYFDNDSKNETPINFLIADPDLCRGYYAGERIDRNGQKLICRSWKAWVDLASHLGYRLLTPERYDKTRLRLTFESVTRERSFHTDNESDKYSSRSPFARIHKNEESAYYLPYFQALKRLEIFHRPRILALGVNRGDELEPILRFNPEAKVTGIDLDADALALAQKRFGPALTTHCLDLNRLEELDLGRYELILSIGTLQSPGIDMKPLMMELVQKHLTQKGALLLGWPNARWIDGELLYGARPKNYPFSELSLVIKDLFWIKKYLQQHKYRVVITGREYLFLEATKIGLSRKA, encoded by the coding sequence ATGATGAACGATCTTCCCGATTTCTCCGCTGCACCGCTTCATCAGATTCTCGATTATTTCGACAACGATTCCAAAAACGAAACTCCGATAAACTTTCTCATCGCCGATCCGGATCTCTGCCGGGGATACTACGCTGGAGAGAGAATCGACCGTAACGGGCAAAAGCTTATTTGCCGCTCCTGGAAAGCCTGGGTCGACCTCGCTTCCCATTTGGGATACAGACTCCTCACCCCCGAACGCTACGACAAAACCCGCTTACGCTTGACCTTCGAATCCGTCACCAGGGAGCGGAGTTTTCACACCGACAACGAGAGTGACAAATACTCATCCCGTTCTCCCTTCGCCCGCATTCACAAAAACGAAGAGTCCGCCTACTATCTCCCCTACTTCCAGGCCTTGAAGCGTCTGGAAATTTTTCACCGCCCCCGGATCCTCGCCCTGGGCGTCAACCGGGGAGACGAACTCGAACCGATCCTCCGGTTCAATCCCGAAGCGAAAGTCACAGGCATCGATCTCGATGCCGACGCACTCGCGCTGGCCCAAAAGCGTTTCGGCCCGGCCCTCACTACCCACTGTCTGGACCTCAATCGCCTCGAAGAGCTCGATCTGGGGCGCTATGAGCTCATCCTCTCCATCGGCACCCTCCAGAGCCCCGGCATCGACATGAAACCGTTGATGATGGAGCTGGTGCAAAAGCATCTGACTCAAAAGGGAGCCCTGCTTCTTGGCTGGCCCAATGCCCGCTGGATCGACGGGGAGTTGCTCTACGGCGCCCGGCCCAAAAACTACCCCTTCAGCGAACTCTCCCTGGTCATCAAGGATCTCTTCTGGATCAAAAAGTATCTCCAGCAGCACAAATACCGCGTCGTGATCACCGGTCGGGAGTATCTCTTCCTGGAAGCGACAAAAATCGGTTTGAGTAGAAAAGCTTAA
- a CDS encoding YgaP family membrane protein: protein MAINAKKMRKFCRPFRIVLGLALIGAGYYTGIKWFYLGVIPLIAGIIGICPACVITGQCTILGKDKEQ from the coding sequence ATGGCTATCAATGCAAAAAAGATGCGAAAGTTTTGCCGTCCTTTCCGAATCGTTCTGGGATTGGCACTCATCGGTGCAGGATACTACACGGGAATCAAATGGTTCTATCTGGGGGTCATCCCCCTCATCGCGGGAATCATAGGGATCTGCCCCGCCTGTGTCATCACGGGCCAGTGCACCATCCTCGGCAAGGATAAAGAGCAGTGA
- a CDS encoding heme-binding domain-containing protein, giving the protein MKTLKVFLGWLIAGLLLIQFIQIKVPEPPKAKPGDEIKAPKEIMALLKRSCYDCHSNHTDWPWYSHISPVSLEVKSHVKEGRAWLNFSIWNQYSEEKKQKLYKDIAKSIDWQMPPEDYLWMHDEAKLTPQERQMIKKWALSHVKEDEE; this is encoded by the coding sequence GTGAAGACCCTCAAGGTCTTTCTGGGGTGGCTCATCGCCGGATTGCTGCTGATCCAGTTCATCCAGATCAAGGTTCCCGAACCGCCCAAAGCCAAACCCGGCGACGAAATCAAAGCCCCCAAAGAGATCATGGCTCTGTTGAAACGCTCCTGCTACGACTGCCACTCCAATCACACCGATTGGCCCTGGTACAGCCATATCTCCCCCGTCTCCCTGGAGGTCAAATCCCATGTCAAAGAGGGAAGAGCCTGGCTCAACTTCTCCATCTGGAACCAATATTCCGAGGAGAAAAAGCAGAAACTCTATAAAGACATCGCCAAGTCCATCGACTGGCAAATGCCTCCGGAAGATTATCTGTGGATGCACGATGAAGCCAAACTCACTCCCCAGGAGCGGCAAATGATCAAAAAGTGGGCCCTCTCCCACGTCAAAGAGGACGAGGAGTAG
- a CDS encoding class II SORL domain-containing protein translates to MPKINRYVDISTIDREAKKDYIDRHSPFVHCESTAKKGEPFKVKVKMGNEYCHPDDFDHYIAYVQLWDGETLLAQTNWQPGAMGNQCAHAEVDFYIVPQKSKLKLTAMSYCTKHGLWESDPVEVTVED, encoded by the coding sequence ATGCCCAAGATCAACCGTTATGTCGACATCTCCACTATCGACAGAGAAGCCAAAAAAGACTACATCGATCGCCACTCTCCCTTCGTTCACTGCGAAAGCACCGCCAAAAAAGGTGAGCCGTTTAAAGTCAAAGTAAAGATGGGAAACGAGTATTGCCATCCCGATGATTTCGACCACTACATCGCCTATGTTCAGCTCTGGGACGGAGAAACCCTCCTGGCTCAGACCAACTGGCAGCCCGGCGCCATGGGCAACCAGTGCGCCCATGCCGAAGTCGATTTCTACATCGTCCCCCAGAAGAGCAAGCTTAAGCTCACCGCAATGAGCTACTGCACCAAGCATGGCCTCTGGGAAAGCGATCCCGTAGAAGTCACCGTCGAAGACTAA
- a CDS encoding uracil-DNA glycosylase codes for MRRLHNALQLKQLALLKQMGYRYTDVKPSDLDPEPAQLPDDLEELRRLVEQCHLCDLAKSRHKVVFGEGDPHARLMFVGEGPGATEDQTGRPFVGRAGELLTRMIENVLHLRREEVYIANIVKCRPPGNRVPTPTEAFTCRPYLLKQIEIIRPRIIMTLGATAYRYLTNDETPISRVRGHIIQSDHYTLVPTFHPSYLLRNPSAKKQAWEDLLKVKALLEKK; via the coding sequence ATGAGACGATTACACAATGCTTTGCAACTCAAACAGCTCGCCCTCCTCAAGCAGATGGGCTATCGCTATACCGATGTCAAACCCTCCGACCTCGACCCCGAACCGGCTCAGCTCCCTGATGATCTGGAGGAGCTTCGCCGCCTGGTGGAGCAGTGCCATCTCTGCGATCTGGCCAAGAGCCGGCACAAGGTAGTCTTCGGCGAAGGTGATCCCCACGCCCGGCTGATGTTCGTAGGCGAAGGCCCCGGTGCGACCGAGGATCAGACCGGACGCCCCTTTGTCGGACGGGCCGGAGAGCTGCTGACCAGGATGATCGAAAATGTCCTGCATCTCAGGCGCGAAGAGGTTTACATCGCCAATATCGTTAAATGCCGTCCACCGGGCAACCGGGTCCCCACCCCCACCGAAGCTTTCACCTGCCGTCCCTATCTGCTCAAGCAGATCGAGATCATCCGTCCCAGGATCATCATGACCCTCGGCGCCACCGCCTACCGCTACCTCACCAACGACGAAACGCCGATCAGCCGTGTCCGGGGGCATATCATCCAAAGCGATCATTACACATTGGTCCCTACTTTCCATCCCAGTTATCTGCTGCGTAATCCTTCGGCCAAAAAGCAGGCGTGGGAAGATCTTTTGAAGGTCAAAGCGCTTCTGGAGAAAAAGTAG
- a CDS encoding NAD(P)/FAD-dependent oxidoreductase: protein MICVIGAGIAGIMAAYFLREAGEEVLLIDRSDVPASGGSGAAGAFISPKIGKGGPLQELTNEAFAFAHFFYRERFAEHFHGDGVLRIPKNPEDEERFKLYEPFNYRPYERWDHAKAEAVGLHNVPGGFYFPEAGDADAPELCRAVVRELRLEQMDVEALEYREGLWHIISAARKIKAEHVVLATGYESELLDLRYMGIKGLWGSRGDYATRREFPISLHKDFSLSSTRRGRIKLGATHVKHPNPCMACDGRPLASLEAKAAQITDTSDFRLIETFCGMRSTSRDHFPLVGPVVDVPAMLAEYPAITRGAKAPLRYLPNLSIFNGLGGRGFVFAPLMAKRLAEHITTGTPLDPRIHPDRLFWKWVRRIERYTQRA, encoded by the coding sequence ATGATTTGCGTCATCGGCGCCGGGATTGCGGGGATAATGGCGGCCTATTTCCTCCGGGAGGCGGGAGAGGAGGTGCTGCTCATCGACCGCAGCGATGTGCCGGCTTCGGGGGGTAGCGGGGCGGCGGGGGCCTTCATCTCCCCCAAGATCGGCAAGGGCGGTCCGCTGCAGGAGCTTACCAACGAAGCCTTCGCTTTCGCCCACTTTTTCTATCGGGAACGCTTCGCTGAGCATTTTCATGGTGACGGGGTCTTGCGTATTCCCAAAAACCCCGAGGATGAGGAGCGTTTCAAACTCTACGAACCTTTCAACTACCGCCCCTATGAGCGTTGGGATCATGCCAAAGCCGAAGCGGTCGGGTTGCACAACGTGCCGGGAGGCTTCTATTTCCCCGAGGCGGGGGATGCCGATGCCCCGGAGCTCTGTCGGGCCGTCGTCCGGGAGCTTAGGTTGGAGCAAATGGATGTAGAGGCGCTGGAGTACCGGGAGGGGCTTTGGCATATCATCAGTGCGGCCCGCAAGATAAAGGCGGAGCACGTGGTCCTGGCGACAGGGTATGAGAGCGAACTGCTGGACCTTCGCTATATGGGGATCAAAGGGCTCTGGGGCAGCCGGGGGGATTATGCCACCAGGCGGGAGTTTCCCATCAGCCTGCATAAGGATTTCTCCCTCTCTTCCACTCGCAGAGGCCGCATCAAGCTGGGGGCGACCCACGTGAAGCATCCGAACCCCTGTATGGCCTGTGACGGCCGTCCGCTGGCGAGCCTGGAAGCCAAAGCGGCCCAAATCACCGACACTTCGGATTTCCGGCTCATCGAAACTTTCTGCGGGATGCGCTCTACGAGCCGGGACCACTTTCCTCTGGTCGGCCCGGTGGTCGACGTGCCGGCGATGCTGGCCGAGTACCCCGCCATCACCCGGGGGGCCAAGGCTCCGCTGCGGTATCTGCCCAACCTGAGTATCTTCAACGGTCTGGGCGGACGGGGTTTTGTCTTCGCCCCTTTGATGGCCAAGCGCTTGGCCGAGCACATTACGACGGGCACCCCCCTCGATCCGAGGATCCACCCCGACCGGCTCTTTTGGAAGTGGGTGCGAAGGATCGAGAGATATACCCAGAGGGCCTGA